Genomic window (Lutra lutra chromosome 6, mLutLut1.2, whole genome shotgun sequence):
aaaagaagaaaagaagggagaggtaGCATGAGAACTCGGAGAAAGAATACTGCTGAGAgtaagaggaggaagggaagggtctCAAACAGGTGGCTCATTTCTAACAGAGTAGAGGGAACTGACACAGGAGGAGACTGTTCTTGACatacctgcttcctcttcctcctcctcttcatcgtCCCCCTGACCTTCCTGCATCTGTTCAAGATCCTCCTCTTCTTCAGAATCTGTggcctcctcttcttcttcctcctcctcctcctcttcctcttcttcctcttcctcatcactTTCCTCATCTTCTTCATCATCAGTCTCGGGTTTGGAGGTGGTAGGGCACTCCTGGGATGCCATTCCACTAGGGCCCTGGGGGACAAAGGAGTTCCTCTAAGGAATCCCTTGCCCCAGAGGGTCTGGTTCTCGTGTTCCTTTTGCACTCTTCCCCCTCGGGGGACAGGGGATGGGTGCGCGGGGAATCCCTGCTGGCCAGTGCAAGGGAAGGACAAAGTCTGTCTGAAGGGTTTATCCCTTCCATACCTCACCAGAATCCAGGGAGGCTTTGGGGGGGTCTGCAGTGTGGGAAGAGGTAGCTTGAGGAAGCCGagctctcctcttctgtctctcgCCCTCCTCACTCTTGTCTTGCATCATTGCATATTTGGAGATGACCTCATCCAGCCGGCTCATAGCCAAACTCCGGTTTTCTCGCAGGCGCCGGGCTAAGGCAGGATCCGACAGTGCAGGGTCAATGCCTACATGGGAAGATATAAAGTCAGAGTACTCAGCCCAAACCCTAGAAGATGGGACTAGTGAGATGCCCCCCTCCACCAAACATCTGATATAAGGGTTACCGACAGGCATCTCACTAATCCCTACCTGGCCTATAGTCATCTGTGAGGTGACAGCCAAAGTTATAGATGAGATCAAGGTGGCGTCGCTCCTGTAACCTGATGCCCACATCTCGGAAGGCATCCTGAGCCATGAGCTGGAGCTGCTGTCGGGGGAGGCCAAGGCTGTGCCGAGCAGCTGCCTTCTCCACGGCCCGCAGCACATCTCCATAGTCAGGGAAGGTATCTGGCCCCGGTTTGTTGATGAGCCTCTCAATGCGCCTGTTGACCTCTGGGTAGCGGGTGCCTCGGTAGGGGATGCGCTGCTCTATGACACGGCCCGTCAGGGAAGAGCAGTCTTTGAGCTCACATAGCCGCCCGAAGAGGCGGATCAGCTTACGCTTCAACCTGGCTTCCTGCAGGTACGTGGAGTCGGGGTCGTCCAATTCTGAGAGATCCAACTCCTTTTCCTGCAGCCGCCGGATCTCTGCCACATAGAGCGCTAGCAGCTGCTCCAAGCGCTGGATCTGCCGCCGGGAACCACGGGTCCTTGGGGCCTCAGAGGCAGTGGTCTCGGCATGTGTGGGGTCCGAGGAGGGGTCTGTGGGAGGGTTATTCCCAGAGGGTTCACTAGATTTGGTGGCAGCAGGGGCCAGGTTCAGCTTCTTCTTGGCTGAATGGGCCTTGAGAACAGTGCAGAGCTCATTAATGTAGACATAGAGCTTAGCTGGCCGACTCTGGGCCCGAGAGAGGACCCGAGAGAGGATGTTGCAGAACTCCGCCGAGGCCAAAAACAGAGAGTGGGCACGCTGCTGCCGGCTATAGAGGAACGGGACCACCTCAGGGTGGTCTGCTGTCTGCGTCTTACAAAGTTCAAGGAACTAGAGGGttcagaggaagaagggagggggaaagagacaaGGGGAGGGGTTGAGAGAAAGAAGGCGAGGTGGGGTTAGTGGGGAAGAAAGGATAGGAGAGCCAGTCAGCCATCCCCCTCCCTGGGGCACAAGAATCTTCTCCCCTAAAGCTCACCTCTTCAAACAGCTTCTCATTCTCCAACTTGTAGCATTTCTTGCCGCCAGAACTACTGCTTCCTCCAGCCCCATGGGGCTGGGAGGAGCCAGGGGCTTCTGCCCGGGGTGAGGCCggattggggggtgggtgggagggccCTGGCTGAGCAGCTgcttcatcttcatcatcatcatccagcACGATGATGCTGTTAGCGGTGGCCATGGGGGGATCAAATCCCCCGGAGGGAGGAAGTGTTGGGGATTTCGGGATTCCTGCTGGAAGGGGATGGGGCCTCAGAAAGCGCCCCTCCAGCACAGCCCATCCCTTCATCGCACACATTTTCCAGTCTTCTTGGGCTCCAGTAACACCCAGCCCTGCCCAACAGTGTCCTCACCGCCAATCTTCAGCAAACATTAGTACCGGACGCTTTTCTGACCTTTTACTAGGGGGGCCCCAAACCACCTGAAAACCTTAAGTTCCCCGCCCCCAGCTCCACCCCTCCTGTCGATATCCTGTCTCTGGTTCGTTTCCCTACTATCATCTCATACTAGCCAAGTTGATTCTTCCAACCCCTGGACCACCTTCCGCATTGCACTCTGGATTTCCTGACATTCCCTAACACAGACACCACACCCCCGTCAGCACCACCTCCCGAGCCTTCCCCTCCTTCGCTCTCAAGCACGTCAAATCCACACCCTCACCCCATCCTGAAGAATCACCCCCAACTCCGAGACTCTCTGAGGCGAAGAAGGTTCCCTCCCAACCACCCATTCCCCCTTCGCCTTCCTGAATTATCTTCACACTCCACCCTCTGACGGGTCTCCTCAAACCCGGGCGTTAGGTTAGGAGAGATCTCACCTCAAGTCCCCTCCCTCTTACCCCACCCgatttcccccattctctctctgtgacCGTAGCCGATTGCGAGCCTAGCGCTGAACTCTCCCGATTCCTCTCTGATCCCGACCCCGCGTCCGACCCCTTCCCCAGAATGAGCTTCCCgccaactccccctcccccagttcagTCCCCCGGCCGCCCCACTCCCCTTCAGGGATTGGAAGGAAGGTACCACAGCTTGCCCCTCAGACTCAGCGTCCGGCACTCCCCAGTACCTCTCCCTCGACATTCCCGCCCCCGCCTTCGCTCCCCGCACGGTCCGGCCCCCACCTCAGAAACGGTCTCTCGAGGCGACCCTCGCTGCTGATCTCAGAACCTCGCATGGTTCCCTCcgccttccttccccctcccaccgcAGGCCCGTCTCTGGACCGGAAGTTGCTGAATTTCCGCCTACAGCCACCTAGACGCGGCCATATTGTCGTACGGCCCTCGGCCCCGCCTCGGCCGGAAGTGGCGGTAGGCCCGCCCCCACCTCCAAGTGTCGCCCACACGGTCTGCGGTCCCCTTTCCTGTGACCAGTAGAGGGCGGGCTTGTCACCTCAGGGCGTCCCAAAGTACGGGGGCGCCATCTTGCCGTACGGTATTGGCTACACCTGAACTCGGGCGCGCCGCCGACGGAGCTCTTTTCACCCGGTGCTTCTGCGACTCCACCAATCAGAAACTTCCTGCATCCGTCCCAACCGTCGGCGGGTCGCGTGCCGGAAGGACTGAGCCACCTTTCCAAGTAGGGGAGGGGGAACGGACAGGACAGCTAAGAAACTGGGCCCTCCAAGACTGCGGAAGGGTGCAGGGAAGAGCGAGAGTCTcttaagagggggaaaaaaaaaaaaaaaaccctttccttCCGTTAGGCTACTGACCAGCCTTCCGGAGCTACTTTCCTACCTGCCTTGTACCCTCTCCACGGCTTAATCGACTgtgcctgccccttcccttctgcaGGCTGCGCACTCCCTTGCCGCTGTCCAGCAGCTACTTCTACTTCCAGGTTCTTTCCGCTCCCAATCGTGAAATCATAACACAACCATACAAATGAGCACAGAGCGCTATACAAATGTGttgttattattgctgttgttattgATGTCTCTTTAAGCGCCTCTACGGAACTAAGGACCAACCAAGTAGGTGGCACCTAGGTGGTTTTCCGTTCTTTTCTGGTGGGGGTTCCCGAAGTGTGGGCAGTGATGACCTGGAGGCCGAGCTTTGTCCAGGAGCTCCAGGGCCTTCGGACAGCGATATGGGGCGGGAGCTTTGAGGAGAAGCTGTGCAAATTGCCGCTGTGAGGGCTATCAGATGAAATGAGACTTCTAAAATACCTTGGGTCTctactcctctcctcctcttcttctgggagagctgaagaaagagacaagaaacTGATTTTGACGCCCGCCTCGTCCTCGCGCCCATCTCACTCAACTTCAGAAAGGCCGGAAGGACTCGTGGAGGCCAAGCTGGGTCCAAATATAAGCTTATGGGGAAGTCAGACTGGTTAACACGGAGATTCCCGTCTCCTGCAACCTTTCACATTCGACAAGTGGTAAGCATCTTACCGCTTTCTAGGACTGCAGAGGTCCTTACATCCCTAAGCTCTCAGAGTACCAGAAGCTCAAACCCTCCCTTCCATTAAAGAATCCCACACCATGTCTACACCTATAGTCTTCAAATTAGGGAACATGAAAACTCCAAGAGGGTACTTAGACTTAGAGGAGCTGGAGGAATTTAATTTCCAGATTCTCAACTTTTGCAAAATTGGTCTTACTGAGTAAATGCCTGCAGTACaggttctccctcttcctgtttccttttataATAGACTTCCtccctcattttattgtgcttcacagatattgtggaatttttttttgtttttttataaattgaaggttTGCATTGAGCAAATCTTCTGgcagcatttttcttttaaaaaattatttttttaaaagattttatttatttatttgacagagagaaatcacaagtaggcagagaggcaggcagagagagaggaggaagcagggtccctgctgagcagaaagcccgatgtggggcttgaacccaggacctgggatcatgacctgagccaaaggcagtggcttaacccactgagccacccag
Coding sequences:
- the DAXX gene encoding death domain-associated protein 6 isoform X1; this encodes MATANSIIVLDDDDEDEAAAQPGPSHPPPNPASPRAEAPGSSQPHGAGGSSSSGGKKCYKLENEKLFEEFLELCKTQTADHPEVVPFLYSRQQRAHSLFLASAEFCNILSRVLSRAQSRPAKLYVYINELCTVLKAHSAKKKLNLAPAATKSSEPSGNNPPTDPSSDPTHAETTASEAPRTRGSRRQIQRLEQLLALYVAEIRRLQEKELDLSELDDPDSTYLQEARLKRKLIRLFGRLCELKDCSSLTGRVIEQRIPYRGTRYPEVNRRIERLINKPGPDTFPDYGDVLRAVEKAAARHSLGLPRQQLQLMAQDAFRDVGIRLQERRHLDLIYNFGCHLTDDYRPGIDPALSDPALARRLRENRSLAMSRLDEVISKYAMMQDKSEEGERQKRRARLPQATSSHTADPPKASLDSGEGPSGMASQECPTTSKPETDDEEDEESDEEEEEEEEEEEEEEEEEATDSEEEEDLEQMQEGQGDDEEEEEEEAGQNGDKSPMSPPQMSTEKNLEPSRGISRSAGEQQNKGLIVSPSSLSEEPLAPSSIDAESNGEHLEELPLEEESPVSQLFELEIEALPVETTPSPEERDISSSRKQSEDPLTTVLENGAAMVTSTSFNGGVSPHTWGDSCPPCKKSRKEKQIGAGPLGNSYVERQRAVHEKNGKKIPTLSRPPSPLTSMAPVADSSTRVDSPSHGLVTSSLCSPSPARLSQTPHSLPSRPGTYKMSVATQCDPEEIIVLSDSD
- the DAXX gene encoding death domain-associated protein 6 isoform X3 is translated as MRGSEISSEGRLERPFLSIIVLDDDDEDEAAAQPGPSHPPPNPASPRAEAPGSSQPHGAGGSSSSGGKKCYKLENEKLFEEFLELCKTQTADHPEVVPFLYSRQQRAHSLFLASAEFCNILSRVLSRAQSRPAKLYVYINELCTVLKAHSAKKKLNLAPAATKSSEPSGNNPPTDPSSDPTHAETTASEAPRTRGSRRQIQRLEQLLALYVAEIRRLQEKELDLSELDDPDSTYLQEARLKRKLIRLFGRLCELKDCSSLTGRVIEQRIPYRGTRYPEVNRRIERLINKPGPDTFPDYGDVLRAVEKAAARHSLGLPRQQLQLMAQDAFRDVGIRLQERRHLDLIYNFGCHLTDDYRPGIDPALSDPALARRLRENRSLAMSRLDEVISKYAMMQDKSEEGERQKRRARLPQATSSHTADPPKASLDSGEGPSGMASQECPTTSKPETDDEEDEESDEEEEEEEEEEEEEEEEEATDSEEEEDLEQMQEGQGDDEEEEEEEAGQNGDKSPMSPPQMSTEKNLEPSRGISRSAGEQQNKGLIVSPSSLSEEPLAPSSIDAESNGEHLEELPLEEESPVSQLFELEIEALPVETTPSPEERDISSSRKQSEDPLTTVLENGAAMVTSTSFNGGVSPHTWGDSCPPCKKSRKEKQIGAGPLGNSYVERQRAVHEKNGKKIPTLSRPPSPLTSMAPVADSSTRVDSPSHGLVTSSLCSPSPARLSQTPHSLPSRPGTYKMSVATQCDPEEIIVLSDSD
- the DAXX gene encoding death domain-associated protein 6 isoform X2 produces the protein MATANSIIVLDDDDEDEAAAQPGPSHPPPNPASPRAEAPGSSQPHGAGGSSSSGGKKCYKLENEKLFEEFLELCKTQTADHPEVVPFLYSRQQRAHSLFLASAEFCNILSRVLSRAQSRPAKLYVYINELCTVLKAHSAKKKLNLAPAATKSSEPSGNNPPTDPSSDPTHAETTASEAPRTRGSRRQIQRLEQLLALYVAEIRRLQEKELDLSELDDPDSTYLQEARLKRKLIRLFGRLCELKDCSSLTGRVIEQRIPYRGTRYPEVNRRIERLINKPGPDTFPDYGDVLRAVEKAAARHSLGLPRQQLQLMAQDAFRDVGIRLQERRHLDLIYNFGCHLTDDYRPGIDPALSDPALARRLRENRSLAMSRLDEVISKYAMMQDKSEEGERQKRRARLPQATSSHTADPPKASLDSGEGPSGMASQECPTTSKPETDDEEDEESDEEEEEEEEEEEEEAGQNGDKSPMSPPQMSTEKNLEPSRGISRSAGEQQNKGLIVSPSSLSEEPLAPSSIDAESNGEHLEELPLEEESPVSQLFELEIEALPVETTPSPEERDISSSRKQSEDPLTTVLENGAAMVTSTSFNGGVSPHTWGDSCPPCKKSRKEKQIGAGPLGNSYVERQRAVHEKNGKKIPTLSRPPSPLTSMAPVADSSTRVDSPSHGLVTSSLCSPSPARLSQTPHSLPSRPGTYKMSVATQCDPEEIIVLSDSD